Part of the Caballeronia sp. SL2Y3 genome is shown below.
CACGGCGGCATCGAAGTGCGCTGGGGGAAGAAGGGCGAATCGCTGAAACTCCTGAACGGCAACACCGTCGAGCTGGATGAAACCGTCGGCGTGATCGCAGACGACCGCCAAGTCGAAAGTCTCGCCGGCATCATGGGCGGCGACAGCACGGCCGTCTCGCTCGATACCACGAACATCTATCTGGAAGCCGCGTTCTGGTGGCCCGACGCGATCCGCGGCCGGGCGCGCAAGTACAACTTCTCGACGGACGCAGCGCATCGCTTCGAGCGTGGCGTCGATTATTCGACGACCGTCGAGCACATCGAACGCATCTCGCAACTGATCCTCGATATCTGCGGCGGCGAAGCCGGTCCGGTCGACGACCAGATCCTCAACGTGCCCGAGCGTCGGCCGGTAACGATGCGCGTCGGGCGCGCGCATCGCATCATCGGCGTCGAGATCGGCGCGGAGGAGATCGCGCAGATTTTCACGCGCCTGAACCTCGCGTTCGAACGTGACGGCGACACCTTCAAGGTGACGCCGCCGCCGTATCGCTTCGACATCGAGATCGAAGAGGACCTGATCGAGGAAGTGGCGCGCATCTACGGTTTCGAGAAGATTCCGGCGCGCCCGCCGGTGGCCGCGAGCGAGATGCGCCGCACGAACGAGACGGTTCGCTCCATTCACGTGCTGCGTCATGCCGTTGCCGCGCGCGACTATGCGGAGACGGTCAACTTCAGCTTCGTCGACGCGGAGTGGGAGAAGGACTTCGCCGGCAACGACAATCCGGTCAGGCTCATCAACCCGATCGCGAGCCAGCTTTCGGTCATGCGCACGACGCTCTTCGGCAGTCTGTTCGACGTGCTGCGCTACAACCTGAATCGCCGCGCGGAGCGCATCCGCGTGTTCGAGGCAGGGCGCGTGTTTCTGCGCGATGCATCGGTGAAGGCGGGCGAACTTACCGTGGAAGGCTTCGCGCAGCCCAAGCGCATCGGCGGTCTCGCGTACGGTCCCGCGCTCGAAGAGCAGTGGGGCGTGGCGTCGCGTCAAGTCGACTTCTTCGACGTGAAGGGCGACGTCGAGGCGCTGTTCGCGCCGGTCGTGCCGCGCTTCGTCAAGGCCGAGCATCCGGCGCTGCATCCGGGACGCAGCGCGCGCATCGACGTAGCCGGGCGCGCGGTCGGCTGGATCGGCGAATTGCATCCGCGCTGGATGCAGAAGTACGACCTGCCGCACGCGCCGATTCTCTTCGAAATCGACGCCGAGGCGCTCATGGAACGTGCGCTGCCGACGCCGTCCGAAGTATCGAAATTCCCGCCGGTGCGACGTGATATCGCTGTCGTCGTGGATCAGAACGTGCCCGTGCAGGCGCTTCTCGACGAGCTCGAAAACGCCCGTTCGGAGCCCGCCTGCAAGTACGTCACGCGGGTTGTGCTTTTCGACGAATTCCGTCCAAAATCAAACACTTCCGGCGGTTTGGGAGCGCACGAGAAAAGTCTTGCCTTCCGTGTAACGTTGCAAGATACTGGCGGCACGCTTCAGGACGAAACGGTCGACACGGCCATCAACACGCTGGTGGATCGCCTGGCTCGAGTACACGGCGCGCGGTTGCGCGGATAGCCTGCAGTTGGCCCCTCCGTCTCACACGCATTTGCCGTTTTACCGATATGAACCAAATGAACTCGAGTGATTTCGAAGCCCTTCTTTCGGCGCAGCGTAGCGCCATGACCCGAGACAACACCACTTCGGGCGCGTTGTCGAATGACACGCCGACGCTCACCAAGGCCGAACTGGCGGAAATGCTGTTCGACCACGTCGGTCTGAACAAGCGCGAAGCGAAGGACATGGTCGAAGCGTTTTTCGAGGTCATCCGCGACGCGCTCGAAAGCGGCGACAGCGTCAAGCTGTCGGGCTTCGGCAACTTCCAGTTGCGCGACAAGCCGCAGCGTCCGGGACGCAATCCGAAGACTGGCGAAGCCATTCCCATCGCGGCGCGGCGGGTCGTCACGTTTCACGCGAGCCAGAAGTTGAAGGCGCTGGTCGAAACGGGAGCGGAGACGAGTCTGACTCGCTGACGCGTATCTCGCGCCTGAGGGCGCATCCCGCTGTCCGACCGCCGCGCTTCATCGACATCACTCACCACGATGGTTGATCGACGATGGAAAAAGTCGTCTTGCCTCCGATCCCGGCCAAGCGTTATTTCACGATTGGCGAAGTCAGCGAGCTGTGCGGTGTCAAGCCGCACGTGCTGCGCTATTGGGAACAGGAGTTCACGCAACTCAGGCCGGTCAAGCGGCGCGGCAACCGGCGGTACTATCAGCATCACGAAGTCTTGCTGATCCGGCGGATTCGCGAACTGCTTTACGAGCAGGGCTTCACGATCAACGGCGCGCGTAATCGGCTCGACGCGCAAGGGCGCGCCAATGGCGACGATGCCATGTCCGCCGAGTCGTCCGGCGCGACAGAGGCGCAGCAGCCGGCGGTCGACGTCGATCAGCTTCGCAAGGAACTCATGCAGGTGATCGATCTGCTCGGCGGATGAGCGCCG
Proteins encoded:
- the pheT gene encoding phenylalanine--tRNA ligase subunit beta, with the protein product MQFPESWLRSFVDPKLSTDELAHALTMAGLEVEDLRPVAPPTAKIVVGQVLEVAKHPNADKLNVCQVDAGTGEQLNIVCGAPNVSPGIKVPVALIGAVLPPVEAGGEPFAIKPTKLRGIDSQGMLCSARELKLSEDHSGLLILPADAKVGQDIREALNLDDTVFEIKLTPNKADCLSVFGVARETAAITGAPLKTLDMPPVNTALDEKLPVKVLAPDLCGRFSGRVIRGVNARAKTPQWMVERLERAGQRSISALVDISNYVMLELGRPTHVFDLDKIHGGIEVRWGKKGESLKLLNGNTVELDETVGVIADDRQVESLAGIMGGDSTAVSLDTTNIYLEAAFWWPDAIRGRARKYNFSTDAAHRFERGVDYSTTVEHIERISQLILDICGGEAGPVDDQILNVPERRPVTMRVGRAHRIIGVEIGAEEIAQIFTRLNLAFERDGDTFKVTPPPYRFDIEIEEDLIEEVARIYGFEKIPARPPVAASEMRRTNETVRSIHVLRHAVAARDYAETVNFSFVDAEWEKDFAGNDNPVRLINPIASQLSVMRTTLFGSLFDVLRYNLNRRAERIRVFEAGRVFLRDASVKAGELTVEGFAQPKRIGGLAYGPALEEQWGVASRQVDFFDVKGDVEALFAPVVPRFVKAEHPALHPGRSARIDVAGRAVGWIGELHPRWMQKYDLPHAPILFEIDAEALMERALPTPSEVSKFPPVRRDIAVVVDQNVPVQALLDELENARSEPACKYVTRVVLFDEFRPKSNTSGGLGAHEKSLAFRVTLQDTGGTLQDETVDTAINTLVDRLARVHGARLRG
- a CDS encoding integration host factor subunit alpha, whose amino-acid sequence is MNQMNSSDFEALLSAQRSAMTRDNTTSGALSNDTPTLTKAELAEMLFDHVGLNKREAKDMVEAFFEVIRDALESGDSVKLSGFGNFQLRDKPQRPGRNPKTGEAIPIAARRVVTFHASQKLKALVETGAETSLTR
- a CDS encoding MerR family transcriptional regulator, yielding MEKVVLPPIPAKRYFTIGEVSELCGVKPHVLRYWEQEFTQLRPVKRRGNRRYYQHHEVLLIRRIRELLYEQGFTINGARNRLDAQGRANGDDAMSAESSGATEAQQPAVDVDQLRKELMQVIDLLGG